In Metopolophium dirhodum isolate CAU chromosome 7, ASM1992520v1, whole genome shotgun sequence, one genomic interval encodes:
- the LOC132948881 gene encoding uncharacterized protein LOC132948881: protein MQFTVLIAFVLVAAAVASPIADKPAADKSESVKDKRAIYAVAPSVYHAPAVYHAPSVYHAPAVYPAPAVYHAPSVYHAPAVYHAPAVYHAPAVYHAPAAATSYSSVSISHPAVVASAPVYAPAYAPAHPLYYHRR, encoded by the exons ATGCAATTCACA GTGTTGATCGCCTTCGTGCTCGTAGCCGCCGCCGTCGCCTCCCCGATCGCCGACAAGCCCGCCGCCGACAAGTCCGAATCCGTCAAGGACAAACGCGCCATCTACG CCGTCGCCCCGTCAGTGTACCACGCCCCGGCTGTCTACCACGCACCCTCCGTGTACCACGCACCCGCCGTGTACCCAGCACCGGCCGTCTACCACGCGCCGTCCGTGTACCACGCACCAGCCGTGTACCACGCGCCCGCCGTGTACCACGCACCGGCTGTCTACCACGCACCGGCCGCCGCCACTTCCTACTCCAGCGTCAGCATCTCGCACCCAGCCGTTGTGGCCAGCGCCCCAGTCTACGCCCCGGCCTACGCACCAGCCCATCCATTGTACTACCACCGTCGCTGA